AACATTTTAATTTAGCTTCTTTTAATCAGTTTTTATCTTACAAAGAATTTTCAAAAGGTAAATGAATTAACATTTTGCAAAATTCTCAAAGTCAAGAAATAAAAAATTTCTTTTTATCAGAAGTTAAACCATTAATTGAAAATAATGATCGTACATTAACAAGTCAACTTTCAGGCGCTGTAAATGCTATTGTTAAATTTAATAATGATTTAGCTATTAAATCTTGAAGTTGTAGACATAATATTGAAATTGAAAAAATTATTTTAGATTCACATTTAGATAATGGTAAACCTTTTGCTATTTTTATTAAATTTCCTGATCATAAAAAAGATAGACATCGCTACATTTCTATTTTGATTGATCAAATTTATCAAACAGCAATTGATATTGCTAATGCTTCAAAAAATCAAAAACTTAAAAGAACACTTTTATTTTTTGGTGATGAGTTTGGTAATTTGCCTGTTATTAAAGATTTTGACAATAAAGTTACTATTGCGAGAAGTAGAAATATTTTCTTTTCAATTGTTTTGCAAGATTTAAACCAATTAGCTAAATATAAAAATGATAAAAAAATAATTGAAAACAATACTAACTTAACTATTTTTTTAAATTCTTCTGATCATGAAACATTAAAAAAAACATCTGAAATTTTAGGTCAAAGCAATGTTGTTAAAACATCATTTTCAAATTCTAAAAATGATAAAAGTAAAAGTTCAACTGATTCATTGTCAAATAAACCATTAGTTTCAATTGAAGAATTAAAAAATATTTCACCTAAAGTTCATTTAATAATTCAATCTGGAATTAAACCTTCTAGAGTTAACTCAACATATGCATATGATGTTTGAAACACTAAATCAAATGAAATAGAAAAAAAAGAAATAAGAATTTTTAATGAAAAAGATTATTTTTATTTATTTACAGAAATTGCAAAAAATGATACTAAAGATAAAAACCTCAACAAAGAATTACTAGAAATAATAGAAAAAGAAAAAAAAGATGAATTGGATGAAATGCTTTTAAAAACAATTAGCACAGTAAAAAAAGAAAAAGAAAATAATAAAAATTTTGAACAAGAGGAAGAATTTGATGTAGAAGATTTAGATGAAATAGAATTTATGGACAAAGAAAAAAATGATAAAGTAAACAACAGAACAAAACAACTTGCTTATTTAGAAGCAAAACTAAAAAGTGGAATGCTAGATAACGAAGAATATAAAATCATAGAAAAGAAAATAAAATTTTTAAAAGGTAGTTAAAAATGGAAGATATAAATTTTATAGAAACAAAAAAATGCTCTTATTGTGATGAAAAAAATTGTGAAACAATAATCGAATTATCCAAAAAAGAAAAATACTATGTGAGAGAATGTCAACCCAAAACATTTAATACATTGCCAAAAAAAAATTCAAAAAATATTTGATATTTAAAAAAACAAAAAAACATAAATTAGAATATGAAAAAAAATTATCTAATCAATGAGAAATTACAAAATAAAAATAAGAAAAAATTAGCATAAAAAAGACCTATTTTTTTCTTATTAAATAACTATATATATAGGGAGATATATGAACAAAGTTTTTTTAGCCGGCAGAATTGCCAATGATTTTAAGTTAATGACAAGTGCAAATAATAATTATTACACTTGAATAACACTTGCTGTAAGAAGAAATTATAAGTCGAATGAAGGTAATGAAATTACCGATTTTATACCTTTTGTTGCTTGAAATAAAACAGCAGAAATATTAAATAAATATGCAGTGAAAGGGGTGAAAATTTTTCTTGAAGCAAATTTAAATGTTGTAGAAGAAGTTATTAAAAATAAAAAAACTTTTTCATTTATGCTCCAAGCTAAAGCAATTGAACTTTTAGAAACAAAAGAACAAATTGAAAATAGAAAAAATAAGAATAATTTAAATACTACTTATTGTGATTGAACTACAAATGAAGAATTAATAGAAAAAATTGAAGATCCAATTGAAGAAACAAATTCTGAACCTAAAAAAGAAGAAACAAATAAAAGTAGTATTGAACATTTATTTGGAACAAAATATCCAAAAGACATCAATGAAAATACTTATAAAACATTTAATTATGATGTTGATGAAATATTTAAAAATAATAAATAAAATCTAAAAACATTAACAAACAAGGAGGTATAAAAAATAAAAAAATAGCATAAAAAATAATGTTTTAAATAAATTGTGGTATAATTTATTAAAATAAATTATAGGAGTTAAAAAATGAGTACAAATTTACCTAAAATGAAACCAATGTTTACAAAAAATACTAAATATGAAATTACTTTTGATCGTTTTGAAGGCCCAATCAAACATAGACCTATTGTTATATTTAGAGATGAATATGCAGAAATTACTGAAGATGGGAAAATTATAGAAAAATATTATTATATTAAAACTAGAAGTGCACATGATAGACATGGTAATAGAAAAAAAGCTAACAAGGGTGAAATTTTTTTAGAAAAAGCTGAAATAGGATTATTAACAAAAGATTCATATGTTGATACAACACAAATTTATTCAATTAAAGAAGAAGAATTAAGCAATATAGTTGATAAAAAAAATGTTATTTTTGCTGATACATATGATTTAACAAAATATCAAATAGACAAAATTTATAGAAGTGTTCTTAAAAACTTAACGCAAGAGCCACCATACGTTTCACTCATGGATGTTAAACTAAATAACAAAACAAATGCTTTTGTTGGTGAGCTAAAATATAGTCATAAAGATTTTTTATATCAAGAATATTCTAAAAGTTCCAGAAAAGATAAAGAAGAGTTTAAAGATAACATTTTAAAAAACAAAAATTTAATTGAAGAAACATTAATTGAATTAAGAAACCTTAAAAATGGTGTACGAGAAGAATTTTCAGATATTTTATGGGAATGAGAAGATGATAAAAAATTCGAACAAGAAAAAATAGAGCAAAAAAGATTACAAAACATAGGAGATGAAAAAAATGAAGAATTTGAAAAAGAAGGTGATGATTTCACACGTTAAAAAATTTTTTTTATTTTGTAATTTATTAGTAATACCCACTGTTTTTGTTTTATTATCTAGTTCATGTTGAAAAGGTTTACTTAAAGAACCAAATAAAAGTTCTGAAGATATTGAAAACACTCCACCTTCTAGTCCACCATCTTCTGATATTACGGAACCAAAAACTCCTACTGCTAAAGTTCAAA
This Mesomycoplasma neurolyticum DNA region includes the following protein-coding sequences:
- a CDS encoding Mbov_0400 family ICE element protein; protein product: MSTNLPKMKPMFTKNTKYEITFDRFEGPIKHRPIVIFRDEYAEITEDGKIIEKYYYIKTRSAHDRHGNRKKANKGEIFLEKAEIGLLTKDSYVDTTQIYSIKEEELSNIVDKKNVIFADTYDLTKYQIDKIYRSVLKNLTQEPPYVSLMDVKLNNKTNAFVGELKYSHKDFLYQEYSKSSRKDKEEFKDNILKNKNLIEETLIELRNLKNGVREEFSDILWEWEDDKKFEQEKIEQKRLQNIGDEKNEEFEKEGDDFTR
- a CDS encoding single-stranded DNA-binding protein — protein: MNKVFLAGRIANDFKLMTSANNNYYTWITLAVRRNYKSNEGNEITDFIPFVAWNKTAEILNKYAVKGVKIFLEANLNVVEEVIKNKKTFSFMLQAKAIELLETKEQIENRKNKNNLNTTYCDWTTNEELIEKIEDPIEETNSEPKKEETNKSSIEHLFGTKYPKDINENTYKTFNYDVDEIFKNNK
- a CDS encoding type IV secretory system conjugative DNA transfer family protein, with amino-acid sequence MKGKKNLKYLFIFILFWIPVFLLTYILFPFSEISSLKKFVDIFPKLKNYWKLNITNWNVISISLLSSFIFSFTFLCLVLIFFKFKKNKNKFEKLEEGGASFLWDEPNKKGSFSEFSKIYFKNFKNQKPGWVVSYKRIGSKIKYFVSTETHAKIIGTTGSGKTQRFIIPSAKYNINIKNTEVKPNIVLIDPKGELYLELKNDLDKNNYQIFTLDLTNPLISDGFNFLSKIWKTFHNQNMNKLERESLAFSLLADVIESLDDWNTSGDNKFWSDSSKNCLKIIGKFMLYYSTIDKNFKKQHFNLASFNQFLSYKEFSKGKWINILQNSQSQEIKNFFLSEVKPLIENNDRTLTSQLSGAVNAIVKFNNDLAIKSWSCRHNIEIEKIILDSHLDNGKPFAIFIKFPDHKKDRHRYISILIDQIYQTAIDIANASKNQKLKRTLLFFGDEFGNLPVIKDFDNKVTIARSRNIFFSIVLQDLNQLAKYKNDKKIIENNTNLTIFLNSSDHETLKKTSEILGQSNVVKTSFSNSKNDKSKSSTDSLSNKPLVSIEELKNISPKVHLIIQSGIKPSRVNSTYAYDVWNTKSNEIEKKEIRIFNEKDYFYLFTEIAKNDTKDKNLNKELLEIIEKEKKDELDEMLLKTISTVKKEKENNKNFEQEEEFDVEDLDEIEFMDKEKNDKVNNRTKQLAYLEAKLKSGMLDNEEYKIIEKKIKFLKGS